The following are from one region of the Odontesthes bonariensis isolate fOdoBon6 chromosome 12, fOdoBon6.hap1, whole genome shotgun sequence genome:
- the gja5a gene encoding gap junction protein, alpha 5a, with product MGDWSVLGNFLEEVQEHSTSVGKVWLTILFIFRILVLGTAAESSWGDEQSDFLCDTQQPGCTNVCYDSAFPIAHIRYWVLQIVFVSTPSLIYMGHAMHTVRREEKERRKEQEEREERGEGEGDLKGENEYLQQKESAKKTTFDGSGRVRLKGALLQTYILSILIRTVMEVTFIVVQYLIYGVFLRALYLCKAWPCPNPVNCYMSRPTEKNVFIIFMLVVAGVSLLLSVIELYHLAWKSMKRCAQKKMEQKKNHTAVTVAVSAAMDSNNAPRPSVSCTPPPDFNQCLTAQNSMNPMSAIASHPFNTRMALQQNSVNLATERDHSCNNLEDEEDFLRLKYELAPAELPNSCSPLPLLHSSCMRDKRRLSKTSGTSSRARQDDLAV from the coding sequence ATGGGGGACTGGAGTGTTCTGGGAAATTTCCTAGAGGAGGTCCAGGAGCACTCCACTTCAGTCGGGAAGGTCTGGCTCACCATCCTCTTCATCTTTCGCATCCTGGTGCTGGGCACGGCGGCGGAGTCCTCCTGGGGCGACGAGCAGAGCGATTTCCTGTGCGACACCCAGCAGCCCGGTTGCACCAACGTGTGTTACGACAGCGCCTTCCCCATCGCCCACATCCGTTACTGGGTGCTGCAGATTGTGTTTGTCTCCACGCCATCTCTCATCTACATGGGCCACGCCATGCACACGGTGCGcagggaggagaaggagaggaggaaggagcaggaggagagggaggagaggggggAGGGAGAAGGAGACCTGAAGGGGGAGAATGAGTACCTCCAGCAGAAAGAGAGTGCAAAAAAGACGACATTTGATGGGTCGGGCCGTGTGCGCCTAAAAGGAGCGCTGCTGCAGACTTACATCCTGAGCATCTTAATTCGAACAGTGATGGAGGTGACTTTCATAGTAGTGCAGTATCTGATCTACGGGGTGTTCCTCAGGGCTCTGTACCTCTGCAAAGCTTGGCCCTGCCCCAACCCCGTCAACTGCTACATGTCTCGGCCTACAGAGAAGAATgtcttcatcatcttcatgcTGGTGGTGGCTGGCGTCTCTCTTCTGCTGTCTGTGATAGAGCTCTACCACCTAGCCTGGAAGAGCATGAAGAGGTGTGCCCaaaaaaagatggagcaaaAGAAGAACCACACAGCAGTGACGGTGGCCGTGTCGGCAGCCATGGATTCTAACAATGCGCCACGACCGTCCGTCTCCTGCACCCCACCTCCTGACTTCAACCAGTGCCTGACGGCTCAGAACTCCATGAACCCCATGAGCGCCATTGCCTCTCACCCCTTCAACACCAGGATGGCGCTCCAGCAGAACTCAGTCAACCTGGCCACCGAGCGGGACCACAGCTGCAACAACCTGGAGGACGAGGAAGACTTCCTGAGGCTGAAATACGAACTGGCGCCAGCAGAGCTGCCCAACAGCTGCTCGCCGCTGCCGCTGCTGCACTCCAGCTGCATGAGGGACAAACGACGCCTGAGCAAGACCAGCGGGACCAGCAGCCGGGCACGCCAAGATGACCTGGCAGTCTAG